A single genomic interval of Thermodesulfovibrionales bacterium harbors:
- a CDS encoding PilZ domain-containing protein → MTEILKKERRCHERFGERHDIEFSSGGETYRGISSNFSLSGLFVKTPNPLEPETIVAIILHLPDGTTTRITGRVTRVVKAPPGRTCKTSSPYREQEGMAIDIIEKDPLYLKFVASFRTRVIDD, encoded by the coding sequence ATGACAGAAATATTGAAAAAGGAAAGAAGGTGCCATGAAAGATTTGGAGAGCGTCATGACATCGAGTTCTCATCAGGCGGTGAAACGTATCGGGGGATATCGTCCAACTTCTCTCTGAGCGGCCTCTTCGTAAAGACACCGAACCCGCTTGAACCGGAAACAATAGTCGCAATCATCCTTCATCTTCCCGACGGCACCACGACGAGAATAACGGGAAGAGTCACTCGGGTTGTGAAGGCCCCTCCCGGCAGAACCTGCAAGACATCTTCGCCTTACCGAGAACAGGAGGGAATGGCGATAGACATCATAGAAAAAGATCCGCTCTATCTCAAGTTCGTAGCCTCGTTTCGTACAAGAGTTATCGATGATTGA